The Kitasatospora setae KM-6054 genome contains a region encoding:
- the mmuM gene encoding homocysteine S-methyltransferase, with product MVTDFGASPSGAALVAAMADGPVLLDGGLSNRLAEQGCDLSDGLWSARLLLDEPGQLLAAHRAYFAAGAQVATTASYQASRAGFAARGVDAAKTDRLLALSVEVARLAAEEVSAELGDGRPRWVAASVGPYGAVLADGSEYRGHYGLSAAELAEFHRPRLEALAAAGPDVLAVETVPDLLEAAVLADCVRGLGVPVWFSFGAADGLTRGGEPLSEVFALVAEVPETIAVGVNCCAPREVDAAVALAAEVTGLPAVAYPNSGEGWDAAARDWTGEAAFDPALAADWVAAGARLVGGCCRVGTDGIARLAAALRA from the coding sequence ATGGTGACGGACTTCGGTGCTTCCCCTTCCGGCGCGGCCCTGGTGGCGGCGATGGCGGACGGCCCGGTGCTGCTCGACGGCGGACTGTCGAACCGGCTGGCCGAGCAGGGCTGCGACCTGTCGGACGGGCTCTGGTCGGCCCGACTGCTGCTGGACGAGCCGGGGCAGCTGCTGGCGGCACACCGGGCGTACTTCGCGGCGGGCGCGCAGGTCGCGACCACGGCGAGCTACCAGGCCAGCCGGGCGGGTTTCGCCGCCCGCGGGGTGGACGCGGCGAAGACCGACCGGCTGTTGGCGCTGAGCGTGGAGGTGGCCCGGCTGGCGGCCGAGGAGGTGTCGGCGGAGCTGGGCGACGGCCGGCCGCGCTGGGTGGCGGCCTCGGTCGGCCCGTACGGGGCGGTGCTGGCGGACGGCTCCGAGTACCGGGGCCACTACGGGCTGTCGGCGGCGGAGCTGGCGGAGTTCCACCGCCCCCGGCTGGAGGCGCTGGCGGCCGCGGGGCCGGACGTGCTGGCGGTGGAGACCGTGCCCGACCTGCTGGAGGCGGCCGTACTGGCGGACTGCGTACGGGGGTTGGGGGTGCCGGTGTGGTTCTCGTTCGGCGCGGCGGACGGGCTGACCAGGGGCGGGGAGCCGCTGTCGGAGGTGTTCGCGCTGGTGGCGGAGGTGCCGGAGACGATCGCGGTGGGCGTGAACTGCTGCGCGCCGCGCGAGGTGGACGCGGCGGTGGCGCTGGCGGCGGAGGTGACCGGCCTGCCGGCGGTGGCGTACCCGAACAGCGGGGAGGGCTGGGACGCGGCGGCCCGGGACTGGACGGGCGAGGCCGCCTTCGACCCGGCCCTGGCGGCGGACTGGGTGGCGGCCGGGGCCCGGCTGGTCGGCGGCTGCTGCCGGGTCGGGACGGACGGGATCGCCCGGCTGGCGGCGGCGCTGCGGGCCTGA
- a CDS encoding serpin family protein — protein MNHRPSPPPPPERNPPPPDRNRPLPLGAPPARPTATGQVNALGARWGRELDHAANQAWTALGVWPLLAMLAAGAAGPARTELEQALGVPANQAPAQARELLELIRRVPGCAAALGVWTAADAGVEPAWAALLGPSAHRELTGDRDKDRAALDGWAREQTEGLLPGLPLDLDQDTQLVLASALLVRTRWPVPFRPGFAEVAAGPWAGRPVDGLEHSGPELFRRISVARGAAGPVTEVRITGGGGIDVHLVLGEPAATPGAVVAAGFDLVAGALPRIPLTDLPDGTPAPGLRLAPRTDGRQQDLGTLRTVAFTVRALHDLCERAELFGLTAAGAEDEGWFPGISRRMPLYVAEARQSTLAAFSAAGFEAGAVTALRARLGAGVPPHRERPRAATASFDRPFAFLAVHRPTGLVLMAGWVAEPGTAS, from the coding sequence GTGAACCACCGCCCCTCGCCGCCGCCCCCGCCGGAGCGGAACCCGCCCCCGCCGGACCGGAACCGGCCGCTGCCCCTCGGAGCGCCGCCCGCCCGGCCGACCGCGACCGGGCAGGTCAACGCGCTGGGAGCGCGCTGGGGACGGGAGTTGGACCACGCCGCCAACCAGGCGTGGACGGCGCTCGGCGTCTGGCCCCTGCTCGCCATGCTCGCGGCGGGTGCCGCCGGCCCGGCCCGCACCGAACTGGAACAGGCCCTGGGCGTCCCCGCCAACCAAGCGCCCGCCCAGGCGCGGGAGTTGCTGGAGCTGATCCGGAGGGTGCCGGGCTGCGCGGCCGCGCTCGGCGTGTGGACGGCGGCGGACGCCGGGGTCGAACCGGCCTGGGCCGCGCTGCTCGGCCCCTCCGCGCACCGGGAGTTGACCGGCGACCGGGACAAGGACCGGGCGGCGCTGGACGGTTGGGCCCGGGAGCAGACCGAAGGACTGCTCCCCGGGCTGCCGCTCGATCTCGACCAGGACACCCAACTGGTGCTCGCCTCGGCCCTGCTGGTGCGCACCCGCTGGCCGGTGCCGTTCCGCCCCGGGTTCGCCGAGGTGGCGGCGGGGCCGTGGGCGGGCCGCCCGGTGGACGGGCTGGAGCACAGCGGACCGGAGCTGTTCCGGCGGATCTCGGTGGCGCGGGGCGCGGCGGGCCCGGTGACGGAGGTCCGGATCACGGGCGGCGGCGGGATCGACGTCCACCTCGTGCTGGGCGAACCGGCCGCCACCCCCGGCGCGGTGGTCGCGGCCGGGTTCGACCTGGTCGCGGGCGCGCTGCCCCGGATCCCGCTCACCGACCTGCCGGACGGCACACCCGCCCCCGGCCTGCGGCTGGCGCCCCGCACGGACGGCCGCCAGCAGGACCTGGGCACCCTGCGGACGGTCGCGTTCACCGTCCGCGCCCTGCACGACCTGTGCGAACGCGCCGAACTGTTCGGCCTGACCGCCGCCGGGGCCGAGGACGAGGGCTGGTTCCCCGGCATCAGCCGCCGGATGCCGCTGTACGTGGCGGAGGCCCGGCAGAGCACGCTGGCGGCCTTCTCGGCCGCGGGCTTCGAGGCGGGCGCGGTCACCGCGCTCCGGGCCCGGCTGGGCGCGGGCGTGCCGCCGCACCGGGAGCGACCCCGGGCCGCCACCGCGAGCTTCGACCGGCCGTTCGCCTTCCTGGCGGTGCACCGGCCGACCGGTCTGGTACTGATGGCGGGCTGGGTCGCCGAGCCCGGCACCGCGTCCTGA
- a CDS encoding serpin family protein → MATDAIERVNALGARWGRELDHTVNQAWTALGVWPLLAALAAGAAGPARTELAQALGAPADQAPAQARELLELIRRVPGCAAALGVWTAADAGVEDGWRESLDASLWGQLTGDAAKDRAALDAWARERTGGLVPGLSIEPSGALLVLASALTVRTRWARRFHRCRHQPQQGPWAGLEPLMLEASGPGLFERLALAETSAGPVTEVRVAGGGEVDVHLVLGEPGAEPAAVVGAGFELVAGAAERRRLTDLPDGAPGPGLRLRSVESSEPEHQALLVTAGFEVRVEHDLLAHAGAFGLRAATGDGSHFPGISRTVPLKVGRAGQAATAEFSAAGFEAGAVTELEVPRGASGSSARFPVRWARAAFDRPFAFLAVHRPTGLVLIAGWVAEPGVDADADA, encoded by the coding sequence ATGGCGACGGACGCGATCGAACGGGTCAACGCGCTGGGAGCGCGCTGGGGGCGGGAGTTGGACCACACCGTCAACCAGGCGTGGACGGCGCTCGGCGTCTGGCCGCTGCTCGCGGCGCTGGCGGCGGGCGCCGCCGGCCCGGCCCGCACCGAACTGGCACAGGCCCTGGGCGCCCCCGCCGACCAAGCACCCGCCCAGGCACGGGAGTTGCTGGAACTGATCCGGAGGGTGCCGGGCTGCGCGGCCGCGCTCGGCGTGTGGACGGCGGCGGACGCCGGGGTCGAGGACGGCTGGCGGGAGAGCCTGGACGCCTCGCTGTGGGGGCAGTTGACCGGCGACGCCGCCAAGGACCGGGCGGCGCTGGACGCTTGGGCGCGGGAGCGGACCGGCGGCCTGGTGCCGGGGCTGTCGATCGAACCGAGCGGGGCGCTGCTGGTGCTGGCCTCGGCGCTGACGGTGCGCACCAGGTGGGCACGGCGGTTCCACCGCTGCCGGCACCAGCCGCAGCAGGGGCCCTGGGCCGGGCTGGAGCCCCTGATGCTGGAGGCGTCCGGCCCGGGGCTGTTCGAGCGGCTCGCGCTCGCGGAGACCTCGGCGGGCCCGGTGACGGAGGTCCGGGTCGCGGGCGGCGGCGAGGTGGACGTCCACCTCGTGCTGGGCGAGCCCGGTGCCGAGCCGGCGGCGGTGGTCGGGGCCGGGTTCGAGCTGGTGGCGGGCGCGGCGGAGCGGCGGCGGCTGACCGACCTGCCGGACGGTGCGCCGGGCCCCGGCCTGCGGTTGCGCTCGGTGGAGTCGAGCGAGCCGGAGCACCAGGCCCTGCTGGTGACGGCGGGCTTCGAGGTCCGGGTGGAGCACGACCTGCTGGCGCACGCCGGGGCGTTCGGCCTGCGCGCGGCCACCGGCGACGGCAGCCACTTCCCCGGCATCAGCCGCACCGTCCCGCTCAAGGTCGGCCGGGCCGGGCAGGCCGCCACCGCCGAGTTCTCCGCGGCGGGTTTCGAGGCCGGCGCGGTCACCGAGCTGGAGGTGCCCCGGGGCGCCTCGGGGTCTTCCGCCCGCTTCCCGGTCCGCTGGGCACGCGCCGCGTTCGACCGGCCGTTCGCGTTCCTGGCGGTGCACCGGCCGACCGGCCTGGTCCTGATCGCGGGCTGGGTCGCCGAGCCCGGCGTCGACGCCGACGCCGACGCCTGA
- a CDS encoding IclR family transcriptional regulator has translation MPGAIQSLSRAAAILRLLAGGERRLGLSEVAAGLGLAKGTAHGILRTLQQEGFVEQDPESGKYQLGAELLRLGQSYLDVHELRARALVWADDLARAAGETVYLGVLHQRGVLVVHHVFRPDDSRQVLEVGSMQPLHATALGKVLLAYDPVARGELGDGPWEPFTARTVTEPAALDAQCALVRERGWADAVEETWEGVASVAALIQDRRRNPVGAVCVSGAVETVCGPDGAVRPALVASVRTAARAISRDLGAHRF, from the coding sequence GTGCCCGGTGCGATCCAGTCGCTGTCGCGGGCGGCCGCGATCCTGCGCCTGCTGGCGGGCGGGGAGCGCCGGCTCGGCCTGTCGGAGGTGGCGGCGGGGCTGGGGCTGGCGAAGGGCACCGCGCACGGGATCCTGCGGACGCTGCAGCAGGAGGGCTTCGTCGAGCAGGATCCGGAGAGCGGCAAGTACCAGTTGGGCGCGGAGCTGCTGCGGCTGGGCCAGAGCTACCTGGACGTGCACGAGCTGCGGGCCCGGGCGCTGGTGTGGGCGGACGACCTGGCGCGGGCGGCCGGGGAGACGGTGTACCTGGGGGTGCTGCACCAGCGGGGGGTGCTGGTGGTGCACCACGTGTTCCGGCCGGACGACTCGCGGCAGGTGCTGGAGGTCGGTTCGATGCAGCCGCTGCACGCGACGGCGCTGGGCAAGGTGCTGCTGGCGTACGACCCGGTGGCGCGCGGCGAGTTGGGCGACGGCCCGTGGGAGCCGTTCACGGCCCGGACGGTGACGGAGCCGGCGGCGCTGGACGCGCAGTGCGCGCTGGTCCGCGAGCGCGGCTGGGCGGACGCGGTGGAGGAGACCTGGGAGGGGGTGGCCTCGGTGGCGGCGCTGATCCAGGACCGGCGGCGCAACCCGGTCGGCGCGGTGTGCGTGTCGGGCGCGGTGGAGACGGTGTGCGGCCCGGACGGCGCGGTGCGCCCGGCGCTGGTGGCCTCGGTGCGGACGGCGGCCCGGGCGATCTCCCGGGACCTGGGCGCGCACCGGTTCTGA
- the glpK gene encoding glycerol kinase GlpK: MTASRTARHIAAIDQGTTSSRCILFDADGRIVAVEQQEHAQLFPQPGWVEHDAAEIWTRVRSVVRGALERAGLTAADVRAVGITNQRETTVLWDRHTGVPVHHAIVWQDTRTEALCRELGRNVGQDRFRRETGLPLASYFAGPKIRWLLDHVEGLRERAEAGDVLFGTMDSWLIWNLTGGVDGGRHVTDVTNASRTLLMNLHTLEWDERIAESIGVPLAMLPEIRSSAEVYGEAVGDLAGVPVAAALGDQQAALFGQTCFAEGEAKSTYGTGTFLLLNTGEKIVNSYHGLLTTVGFRIGDRPPVYALEGSIAVTGSLVQWLRDQLGIISTAAEIETLAGTVEDNGGAYVVPAFSGLFAPYWRSDARGVITGLTRYVTKGHLARAVLEATAWQTREVVDAMEKDSGVTLTALKVDGGMTSNNLLMQYIADVLDVPVERPYVAETTALGAAYAAGLAVGFWDGLETLRANWHRAAEWTPRMAADTREREHRNWLKAVERTMGWIDQDEQQPEQPGA, from the coding sequence ATGACCGCCAGCAGGACCGCCCGCCACATCGCCGCGATCGACCAGGGCACCACGTCCAGCCGGTGCATCCTGTTCGACGCGGACGGCCGGATCGTCGCCGTCGAGCAGCAGGAGCACGCGCAGCTCTTCCCGCAGCCCGGCTGGGTGGAGCACGACGCGGCGGAGATCTGGACCAGGGTCCGCTCGGTGGTGCGCGGCGCGCTGGAGCGGGCGGGGCTGACCGCGGCGGACGTCCGGGCGGTCGGGATCACCAACCAGCGCGAGACCACCGTGCTGTGGGACCGGCACACCGGCGTCCCGGTGCACCACGCGATCGTCTGGCAGGACACCCGCACCGAGGCGCTCTGCCGCGAACTGGGCCGCAACGTCGGCCAGGACCGGTTCCGCCGGGAGACCGGCCTGCCGCTGGCCAGCTACTTCGCCGGGCCGAAGATCCGCTGGCTGCTGGACCACGTCGAGGGCCTGCGCGAGCGCGCCGAGGCGGGGGACGTGTTGTTCGGGACGATGGACAGCTGGCTGATCTGGAACCTGACCGGCGGCGTGGACGGCGGCCGGCACGTCACCGACGTCACCAACGCCTCCCGCACGCTGCTGATGAACCTGCACACGCTGGAGTGGGACGAGCGGATCGCCGAGTCGATCGGCGTCCCGCTCGCGATGCTGCCGGAGATCCGCTCCTCCGCCGAGGTGTACGGCGAGGCGGTCGGCGACCTGGCGGGCGTGCCGGTCGCGGCGGCGCTCGGCGACCAGCAGGCGGCGCTGTTCGGCCAGACCTGCTTCGCCGAGGGCGAGGCCAAGTCGACGTACGGCACCGGCACGTTCCTGCTGCTGAACACCGGCGAGAAGATCGTCAACTCGTACCACGGCCTGCTCACCACGGTCGGCTTCCGGATCGGCGACCGGCCGCCGGTGTACGCGCTGGAGGGGTCGATCGCGGTGACCGGCTCGCTGGTGCAGTGGCTGCGCGACCAGCTCGGCATCATCTCGACCGCCGCCGAGATCGAGACCCTGGCGGGCACCGTCGAGGACAACGGCGGCGCGTACGTGGTGCCCGCGTTCTCCGGCCTGTTCGCGCCGTACTGGCGCTCCGACGCGCGCGGCGTGATCACCGGGCTGACCCGGTACGTCACCAAGGGGCACCTGGCCCGGGCGGTGCTGGAGGCGACGGCCTGGCAGACCCGCGAGGTGGTGGACGCGATGGAGAAGGACTCCGGCGTGACGCTGACCGCGCTGAAGGTCGACGGCGGCATGACCTCCAACAACCTGCTGATGCAGTACATCGCCGACGTGCTGGACGTCCCGGTCGAGCGCCCGTACGTGGCCGAGACGACCGCGCTCGGCGCGGCCTACGCGGCGGGCCTGGCGGTCGGCTTCTGGGACGGCCTGGAGACGCTGCGCGCCAACTGGCACCGGGCCGCCGAGTGGACGCCCCGGATGGCCGCCGACACGCGCGAGCGCGAGCACCGCAACTGGTTGAAGGCCGTGGAGCGCACCATGGGCTGGATCGACCAGGACGAGCAGCAGCCCGAGCAGCCCGGGGCCTGA